In Heptranchias perlo isolate sHepPer1 chromosome 9, sHepPer1.hap1, whole genome shotgun sequence, the sequence gacagaccttactgtgcatgcgcagtccgcccaccgcgcagctcagcagcggggaacccggaataagaggtaagtggatccaattagcctgcgattgcgttcagggcagactgatttcaccgggcgcgttacccacgcgcccaatcgcctcccacccccccccccccccccccgccgccctggtaatatcgggccctatgaaagggtttgataggacagacatagagacgatgtttccacttgcagggagacgagaattaggggtcataaatataaattagtcattaataaatccaatggggaattcaggagaaacttctttacccagagagtgattagaatgtggaattcgctgccacatggtgtagttgaggcgacatagatgcatttaaggagaagctagataaacacatgagggagaaaggaatagaaggatatgctgatagggttagatgaagtagggagggaggaggctggtgtggagcataaacaccagcatggacctgttgggttgaatggattatttctgtgctgtacattcaatgtaattctatgtaaaatggtCTTGTTGTGTACATATGTTTTATACAATAAGATGCTTCTGACTATTTTCATTTGTGGTGGTTGATATTTTTCTCTGTGTCTTTAGGCCATTGAATCTTTACATCAGACGTTAATGAGAGTTGAAACAGAAAAGGAGCAACAACAGCAGAAAATTCGATCATTAGAAGGTGTTGTTTTAAAACTTTCATACTTCAAATTgatgatttgtttttaataaaatGCAATCTGAATTCAATTTACCAATTTGTTTTTTGATGTAGAGGAGATCCGGCGATTACATAGTCGATCTGAGGAAAGAACTTTGGATTTCCAattggagaggaagatggaggacTGCCGGAGGGAGATGTCAAATGAAATGTACAGCTTGCGGGAGCAAGTACGACACATAGATGGGAGATTTAGTCATGGAAAAGTCACATTTTCTAGTCTGATGCAAGAAGTCCATGAAAGGTAGGAACTGGTTAAAATAATCACAGTTCTAATCTCCTCATTACTTTCACAGTTTTTTTGGCTTTGTGTTCTCATTGTAATAAAGTTGTGTCTGAATTTTATGATTTTATTCAAAGCCATTGATAGAGCAATGAGGATGAtacaatatttaattttttttaaactcccaCTTTTAATAGTAGTCCTCAGTTTTATTTAGCAAGTGTTGATTGGACTGGGAGAAAGCGGGCTTTGATCTATCATTAAAGAAACTAACCACTGCTGCTATTTCTGTTCTTTGCCCCCACACCCAAGTTTCCTCTTGGAGGCGATGAGTCATTTTGGGATACAATTTCATGGGTAAAGCCAACCACCTGGCTCTTTGTCCAAGTGGCAGTTCTTTATGTATGATCTTGGCAGTGAATGTCAGCAATCCATTCATTATGGGGTGCATCACAGACGAAATGCATCTTGTCTTTGTCTGACATTTACACACAAGCATTTTCTAGCAGCAATCACTAAATAGTGATCAGAAgtggttgattttttttatctCTCCCTAACCCAGTTGTAGTGACCAAACTGCTGTCCTAACTAAAATTAGCTGTCTGTGATTGAACCTGTAACCTCCTTGATCTGAATGGCTCCGTACCAGATCGGGCAGCATATTTACCCACTGAGGCTACAATAGGGATCAATGGTGAAATCATGGTAAATGGTGATGATTTGAAAACAAACCTTTATTACTTTCTAACCCTTTTCCCCTTCCTGTAGTTTCCATTCACTTTTTCTGGCTGAGAGGATGAGTTGCAGACTTCTGCAATTGGTTCTCTTTAAAAAGATGCTAGCAAATATGTGAGAATAGCACAAGTTGTCTCTGTTATAATTTATTTTTCACCTTTTGGGGAATTGCCTGGATAAGATTGAAATCGGCTGTGTGGAAAATTGCAGGCATGAAAGTATGTCTTGTCACTTGATGCCTCTAAATTAaaacaattttgaaaaaaaaaaagcACTAAAAGCAGGAAGCTTGTCTGTAAGTACTTAATCACTGATAATATTTAACTGTCTCCTTAAAAACTGATGACGATTGACGAATAATCCACTGAAAATATGTTTTAATCAAGCGTTTCATTCACAGCAAAAAAGAATTGTGTGAAGAACATGAATCACTTCGAAGGGAGATTGATAGCATGAagcacaaaatatgtaagtgcatGCATTAATGGTTTGTTATGTTTTGATGCCTGTAGACTAGAAACAGTTGGTGTGTTTTCAGTTTTGTTTTTTCCTTTTTGGCAGAAGATGAAAGAATCAGTGTGccttaaataaaacatttttatttcaattttgagaggaggggaagagagcACTAGTGTAGAACAAGGACTTCTACATGAATTACTGCATTACTGAAAGATCCAGATATCATGTGAGGGGGGACAATTTAAAAACCTGCATTATAATTTATTACACTCTTCACAACTACACCAGTGGAACCCTATGGGACTTGATACATTGTGGAGAATATGGAGAAGTTAGCAACCTGCACCACAAATTCTGGGCCTATCCACACAGGTGCTGCAGAATGACAATCAAAGCAATGGGGAAATTACCACCTGACTACCATTCACCCACCTCTTGCATCATACTGGGAGCTTCATCAATAACACCGTGTATTTATGTAGCATTTAGAACACAGATAAacacccaaagcacttcatagctgaTAAAAGGAGTGGGTGTCAAGCCTTTTGCAGaagtgttaggacaggtgactgaaagTTTGGTTGAAGCGATGTGTTTTGAGCGGTGGTAAagtggtagaactgggtgtcgctCGCATTTGTGTGGGATCTGACCCTGTGTTTGCTGGTGATGTCACTGATGAAcaacatatagatgaggaagagaaggcgaATCATTGGGGAAGTCTGGCGGTGGTGtgcaggaactggaggagaagTCATTGCTGCAGATGTGTTGGCAGTTTTGGGACAGATAGGAGTGGACCACAGAGAGGTGATAATGATAGCACCATGTGCAACGCTGCAAAGAGGTCAAGGAGGATTatataccatggtcacagtcaccgaGGATATTGTTGATTACTTTGATTAATATGGCATCAGTGCTGTGGGTAGAGCAGAAACTAGACTGATGGGATTTGAATAGGGAATTATGGGAGAGCTGAACCCGCAGCTGAGAGATGACAATACTTTCAACGAAAAGAAGGGAGGTTAGAAATTGGGTGGcagttggaggggggaggggaggtgggtcaAAAGTGGGCTTTTTGAAGAATATTTGATAAGGGTGGTTTTGAATGGAGATGGGGCAGTGCATCACCAGATGAAGTCATTAACAATGTCAGCGAGCATTAGAGCCAAGAAAGATAGTTGAGCAGTCGGGTGAGGAATGTATTAAGGAGGCAGGAGGTGGATCTGATAGAATAGACAAGCTCGGAGAGGGCGGGGAAGATGGTAGAGAAGCTGCAAAGTGTCAGGTGTCTCAGTAAGAATGAATGAGGGCTGGAAGGCGGCACCTTGTGATGAAGAAATctgtgagctcctcgcacttgatgTTAGAGGTAAGAATGGAAGGGGCTAGGAGAGGGGGTATGAGGAGGCAGTCTTCCATAGAGAAAAGTATTGttaaagaaagaaggaatttgcatttatacagtgcctttcacaacctcaggacgtcccaaagcgctttacagccaatgaagtacttttgaagtgttctcactgttgtaatgtaggaaatgttctTACTCTTGAGGTTGATCCTGGGGTAGTAGGAGGATTTGACCGTTAAGGGGGGAAGCCTGGTAATGCTTAACACAGTTCAGCCAGATTCAGCAAAGGGCAACAAGAGTGATCATACACTGACTATAGGAAGAATATTAAGAgattacaatgcagattcacttgGATAATGCAtgttatgaggaaatacaaatatgaagaaagacttgaaaaattggtgcTTTTTTCATTACATCACCCCATAGTCTGCAGTGTTCTAatgaaaatgtttaaaattatgaaagggtgggacagggcaggcagagcagactgtttccagaattggaagagtcaagaacaAGAGGCCaacattaaatgtaagagatttagaacagagagcaagaaaAACATCTTTGAACAAAGAGTTCTGAGGCTGTGACTAACACTTCTagcacttccagggttagtggttgaggcagaaactatgtcaacattcaatatTAGATTGGATAAATCGATGAAAGAAAAAAGGTAAAGGGGTATGGAAACAGGACAAGTAAATGTGATTGGGACTATTTGCTCGCATGGCGGGTAAGTGCCAACATGGAGTGGTTGGGACGAATGACCtgattccgtgttgtaacttacgtatatttctgtgtattctgtgtgtggatggtaattggccagagATGGCCATATCTGTGATTGAGGCCTCAAGTGATAAGGCCATATGTGGTGACAATAGTGTGCATGGGGAATTGATGGGAACTGTGTGGTTAAGGGAGCTCGAGGGCAGCGACGATGGAAGAGAGGGAACAAAGGGAATTAAATTGGACATTGAAGCCGCTAAGGAGGAGTAATTGCTTTGAAATGAGGCGCAGGGAGATCATGGTAAAGACGTTGCTATGGGACTTGGGAGGCAGCATATGACAAGGACTTTAAATGATAGGTAGGAGAGGTGGAAGGGGGTGAGGTGTTTGCATGAGATACAGATGCccagagagtagggagagagtCTGAGATGGGACTTGATGATTCCAGTTGTCATTTTATGTCTCTGTGGGGGTGATGCTGGGTGATGTTTTGTGTCGTAGTGGGAGGGAACTGCCATTTTGTTCCTTGGCATTCTGCTGCCTTTAatctgtggggggtggggggggcacatGGTAAAATACATAACCAGGTGAGGAGGCTTGAATGAAGGGAAAGCAATCACCAGTCATAAGCCAGGTTTCTGCCTGTGGCAGGATATCAATTGAATCATCCAAAGTGAAGTTGTGGATGGCAAGAACTGTGTTTGCAAGGGAGCAAATGTTCTGGACTGTAATGGATGATTCGCTAGTGAGACTTGGGCGGGAGGCagtgagaaatgaaaggaggattGAAGTGAGTTTAAAGATGGTTTACCGCCAGGGAATGAGCTGGTTGAGAGGTTTGCTGGGAGCATGAATTGAAGCTTCTGCAGTTGGTGCTCTGAGAGATCCAGACAAGGGTGGGCACAGCAGAGGATATAAAACATGGAGGAGATGGAGACCGTGAGCTCATCAAGAAGAGACTCGTGCTTGGAATGGTGGTAGGAGAAATGGTTAGATGGGGGCCAAGAGGTGCAAGTTGTTAAAGGAAAAAGGGGGAGTGAAGAGAGTAAGGGGAATTGGAGGCATGAAGAATAGGAGAGAACAGAGTAGGCTGGAGCGAGGCTGATAGAGAGGTGCTCAGCACTGGCATAGCCAATATACACTATTTAGTGAACGCAGGAGGAAAACTTAGCTTTTATAAATGGGAGGCAGAGAGTTAGACATAGCAAGGAATTCTATAGAGGAGGGCTGATGGGACTACCAGTGAACATTTCTTTGGACCTAGGCATGGACAATCTTATTAATCTTCTCCTTTCTACTGCACATAGAGAACAGCTCACTGAGGTTGAACTTACTGTGCTTCCTGCTGTTATAATCATTAGCTACATGGGTACTTGTTATCATTTTACAGATGTTGTGAATATATAAACACCTAAAATAGCAATATTCTCAATGTTCAAACATTTATACTGGCTACTCTTCTCTGATGCTAATGTAATGGACTCAGTATCTCTCACAATTCACTGACACTGGTATCATCTAATTTTAGAGAAATTTAACGAGCAGTTTCTTCAGTCTTGCAACAGTCTGATCGCTCTTACCATAGGTGGACCTCATGTCCCCTATGAACCAGAAGTTGCACCCCTACGGTTTTCTGTTCCTGTAGAGAACTTGTACTCCGTAGGACTCGCACAATCCTAGATCACTAGTGCTCACTGCATGGTATTTCTTTCCAAGTCACTCTGGAAGACAGTATTTAAATACACCATACTCGAGCTGGGCTCAGATTCcaaattaaccagatttatttatgAAAATCAGACAAGTAGGACACCTAAAGAATAGCACAACTTGTGTACAATGAAAGTAATAAATGGCTTGACCTTTTAAAATTACACTCTACTCCTGACAGTAATGAGTGTCGTCAGTCTCTCTGCCATTAGGCTGAAAGTAGTTCCAGCAATTGTTTTCGGTTTTATTTAGCCAGGTTCACCCTGGTTCCCAAGCTTTTATGATTTGGTGTCTATTTCTCGAGCCCTCCCATGCCAGAGGCTTAAATTTTCCAGCTCATAGGCTCCACGATGAATTCTAGACAGACGTGGAATAATGCATGGTGAAGTTACAGACTTAATCGCATAATATTTCCGCAGAATGTTCCATTTCCAGAATGAAAGGACCTCAGGACTTTGTTGTTTTCGCCTCCCATTGTCTTCCTGACTTAACACTAATACTGTTGGGAAATAAAAGACAAAAGCCATCCTTCGGATGGCACATGTGCTGGAACCAGTTGCCACCTTCAACCTTCCCCAGCCGTAGCGTTGCATTTCTACAGAACAGAATGTATTAATTTATATTTACTAGTCAATTTCCTGTAGTGTTACACATGGGAGTCAATATCAAGGGCACTTttcaagagaggagaggagggggaaggcaAAGGGAATGGGAGAGCATGAAGGGGACTGGGGACAGAGTGAGATGGAAGGGAAAGGCAGAGAGGATGAGGACTGGGGAGCATGATTGGATGAGGAAAGAAcaagaggagaggaaaggaggcagagagggaaggatggaggggaggaggaaaaaaaCGGAGAGGAATGAGTGAAAGGAAGGGACAGATAGAGGaacgagagagaaggaggggagggtgaagggggagagaaaggCAGCTGCTGTTTTGTGCCTTTAGTTGGGGGGAGGTTCCAGTTGTCATTTTATGTCTCTGTGGACGTGGTGCTGGTTGACGTGTTGTGTCTTAGTGGGGGGATCTGCCATTTTATTCCTTGATAGGGGAGTTGTTCTTGTCCACTAATCTTTTTCTGACCGGGGTGGCCGCTCCTTGTCTTAGCATATGTGGGTTTTAAAGTTCTTTGCCTGTTTTCTttcttcattctgtctctgttttctgtgcttCCCTTGTCTTCCATGCTGTGTTTCTTAGGTTGGTAAGCattattttccttttgttttcaTGCTGCTTCACAATTTTTACACTGCATCATAAAACAATGTCTTCAGTTTCCAGGCTGCTGCCACGAGCACCTGCGAGTACCTCTTTGTTCCTGCAATTTTCTTTACTATTCCCTTCCCAATTCAAAACATTCTTCATTTTTTTGTGTTCTTCATTTTTTGTCCAGagccttttcatttttttttaccctgCTTGCTTCAATGGGTGGGTTTCTTAATTTTCTTTTAGGTGGCCCTATCACGTACCGTTATGTTTATAGCGTCATCTACAGGCGCAATAATTTTGGAATGTGGAGACCACTCATTGTCTTTAGTATATATTAGATATGCACAAAGCCTCTTTCTACCTAATATACAGTGACAATACCATAGAATCTGTCACGTTACATTAAGAAACTTGCATAGGCCTGACTGATGTCAATCAACCATGCTGCCACGTGTATTGCTGTACAGGTTCCTTTTTGCCATAttaaaattcaaaaataaaatgtttcacCAAATACTCTCCCTGTCCTGGGACTCCATAGAATGAtatcgcacagaaggaggctgttcagtccatcgtgcctatgccagctctttgaaacagctatccaattagtcccattctcttgccctttccacatagccctgcaaatttttcccccatcaagtatttatccaattcccttttgaaagttattattgaatctgcttccaccaccctttcaggcagtgcattctagatcataacaactcgctgcgtaaaaaaaattctcctcatctcgcctctggttcttttgtcagttGATATGACATGATAATAacctatatatttttttcaaaattatgatttgtaaattttgtttgaaaatcatgtTGTTGGAAATGCTATCAGCAATTCTTAGTTCAGAAAGGGAATAGGCCTTTTAAACAAAGTTCTTCTGATGTCAATTTTATTATTTAATAAATGTTACCTGACTATAATTAAATTACTTATGTATTTATTAGGGAGACAAGAGGAGGAACTGCTGAACCAGATTTCTGATACAAAGGAACTTAGGCGATTACATGAGAAAAATAGTAAGGTAGATCACTGCATTACAAATTAAGGCTGTTTTGTTTTATTTGAAATGTCTTATTTAGCATTCTACTTTTGGTAATACcacagtcatgaaaggcgctatatataaatgcaagctatttatatacattatatttacttgctgacttttttttttctcataGGTTCTGGGAGAAATGATGAATaaatatcaatctcagtttctgGACTCTAGCAGATCAGTTCATGAACGGGACTATGCAGAACTGGAACTTGCACACATCAAGTGGGTGGCATTTACTCAAAGATATTTAATCTTCTGCTCAATTATATATGTTTATATAATGACCCACAGCTGCTGAAGGTTTGCTAAATATTGCACTGTTACACTTAGTACTGATGGGTAGCTCATAGCAGATGGATTGCATACCTCTCAACAGAACCCATCCTCCATGGTTACTCTGAATTGGAAATGTCTGTCATGCAATTCCACGATCAGCCATTAGGATCACAAGATAATTTTGAATGACTACCATTCAGCCATCTTTTGCATAACTCTAACTTCTATCACTAGGGGTCCGTCTTGTGACTCTTCTCAGCACTGcttgtgaccagaactggacacagtacgcAAGGTGTGGTTCAACCAGAGCATTATACAATTTCATCATGAATTtatctgactttttaaaaattattaattcttgggatgtgggcgtcattggcaaggcctgcgtttattgcccattcctagttgcccttgagaaggtggtggtgggcctttttgacccatatggtgaaggtgcgtgcacaatgctgtttagggagttctaggattttgatccagcgataatgaaggaatggtgatatatgtcctaagtcaggatggtgtggggCCTGGAGGCAGAACTTGGGGATGATGGTATttccatgcacttgctgcccttttccttctagttGGTGgtgtgctgccgaagaagccttggcaagttgctgcagtgaatcctgaaAAGTGCACATTGCAGCTAAGGTACGCTAGTGAtggaggggttggacatttaggctAGTAGATGAAGTGCCGATCAAGGAGACAGGTttttcctggatgatgttgagcttcttgagtgttgttgcagttaCACCTATCCAGGTAATTGggaagtattctatcacactcctgacttgtgccttgtagatggtcaagaggctttggggagtcaggaagtgagctactcgccgcagaatacccatcctctgtaCTGATCTAGTAGCTACGGCATtcatgtggctagtccagttgagtttgtggtcaatggtTATCCCCAGGATGATGTTGGTGGAGGACTCGGCAATGGtagtaccattgaatgtcaaacagAGGTGGTTATGCTTTCTGTTATTGGAGATGgcaatttcctggcacttgtatggcatgaatgttgcttgccacttaccagtccaaacctggatgttgtccaggtctgctgcatatgggcatggactgcttcattatctgaggaattgcaaatggagctggacactgtcctggggctaagatgattggcctccacaacCACAACCATAGCCATTTTCCTTTGCGCCAGGTAtgattcagccactggagagttttcctcttgAATCCCATTGACCTTCTAGAAGGTAATCTCACTTAGAGATCTATATGACTTCATTGATCGCTCAAGCGGAACACAAACAGGTTTGTCATCTGAAATCCAGAATGAAATGACAGTATTTTCATAGCAGTCACTCCCCATCTATCCATTATTTTCTGTAATATCTATAGGGCAGTCACTGAAGAATTGAATCTGAACAAAGCTACAAATTTAATCTGCAGTCGATTACTAAAATATAGTCCTACCCTATTTATTACATAAGGACAGTGTTCCACTGCACCTAAAATAATAATTTCCATATTTTAACTGCTAATTCTTTCTAGATCTGCAGTTGCTGGTTTGAAGGAACAACTGAGAAACATCCATCTAGCTGACAACCAGACCAGTACACCATCAAAACCAGGTGTGTACAAGCTacgtagaattgcatagaatgtacagcacagaaacaggtctatgccggtgttaacgttccacacgagcctcctccctccctacttcatctaaccctgtcagcatattctattcctttctccctcgtgtttatctagcttccccttaaatgctgctGCTTAATGTGCAAGAAAACCTGGTTTGCATTACAACCAAGTTCTTTCGCTTCATTGTAACTGCTCCCATTGGGTTCTTATTACttagccctagccctgaacccacgtctttctctagtttctctcctgttGACCCTCGTGCTCTCTGCGAGCTCATCTTGTCAATGAGCCCCACCTCCTACTCCCTTTACCCCATTCCTactgaactgctgaccacccaacttcccttcccaaCTGACTTTgtaaatgattccctctcctcaggtactgtcctcctccctttcaaaaccgctgTTATCAAAATCCCTCCCTCAGAAAACTCACCTTTAAccgctctgtccttgcaaactaacagaccttcaaccacccttttctctcaagtccttgaacgtgttgtcacctcccaaatccatgcgcATCTTTCTTGcggctccatgtttgaatctctccaattaagATTCCATTCCTTGCCACATCAGTAAAACATCTCTAATtaatgtcacaaatgacatcttctgtGACCATGGTACATTGTCCATCCTCGtctttctcaacctctctgcagcctttgacatggttgaccacaccatcctcctccagcgtTTCCCCTCCATTGTCCAGTTCCGTGGGACAGCCCAGCATGGATCCACTCTGCATCATTACCTGGGCATCTCCAgtaatggcttcttttcccacctctgcaccattacctctggagcctCTCAAGttgtctatccttggccccctcctcttgctCATCTCCATGCTACCCCGTTGGCAACATGATGTGCAGACAcggtgtcaggttccacatgtacactgacaacaccaaaCTACCTCGCCACCACTTCTCTTGGCCCTTCCACAGCCTCTgtactgcttgtccgatatccagttctggatgagctgcaatttcccgcagttaaacattgggatgaCCAAAGCCATTGCCTTGGGCCcaggccacaaactccatacccttgccaccaattccacccccttctctggccactgtttcaggtcgaaccagactgttcgtaatcttggtgtcctatttgatcccgagctgagcttccgaccccatactctccatcataaagactgccCTCATTCacttccgtaacattgcccgtctccatccctgcctcagcccacctgcggctgaaaccctcatccatacctttgtcacaTCTAGATTTGACTGTTCCAATGGCCTCCTGGCCATCCTCCCATCCTGCACCccccataaacttcagttcatccaaaactctgctgccggtttcctatcccacaccaaatccCAACACCCGtgttcgttgacctacattggtttcgGGTCTCacaacacttcaaatttaaaattctcattcttgtgttaaaatcccttcatggccttgcctctccctatctctgtaatcttttccagccctacaagtctcctagaactctgcgttcctccaactctggcctcttgtgcaacccccacaccctttgcctcaccattggagGATGTTCCTTCAGCCCGCGCTCTAAACCTTGTTGCCTCATGggtttgggagtaatatattagcatggataagaggattggttaacggacagaaaacagagagtaagaataaatgggtcattttcaggttggcaggctgtaactagtggggtgccacaaggatcggtgcttgggcctcagctatttacaa encodes:
- the LOC137325253 gene encoding coiled-coil domain-containing protein 159-like; translated protein: MNWDTHLNSILNDTDCNVAKIKQRLNTTGYYAKVGSLDKIDTKNIRFNDPISVPTEPSSYSDMLNYKLPKEELMGIYRQLQFQGRAIESLHQTLMRVETEKEQQQQKIRSLEEEIRRLHSRSEERTLDFQLERKMEDCRREMSNEMYSLREQVRHIDGRFSHGKVTFSSLMQEVHESKKELCEEHESLRREIDSMKHKIWRQEEELLNQISDTKELRRLHEKNSKVLGEMMNKYQSQFLDSSRSVHERDYAELELAHIKSAVAGLKEQLRNIHLADNQTSTPSKPDTRKQYRKKKKHNTQSPNEDSDSNLSCTLSLVDISSDDDFSSLQDLDLDPPSKKGARYSSALCTEEREKEPRTNHSDEDVSVDLGGLSDSPPELNLSDLS